The genomic DNA TACGGACAACGCGGAGGCCGCTGTTGGTCTCGGTGATTTCAGCTCCGGCCTGTCGCAGCGTTTCGAGAGCGGCGGAAAGCTGGCTTTCCTGAGCACCTTCCAGAAGCACATCGCCGCCGGTCATGGCGACGGCCATGGCATAGGTGCCGGCTTCGATACGGTCTGGAATAACACGAACGCGCGCACCCGACAGGTTGGTGACCCCATCGATATGGATAGTGCTGGTTCCGGCGCCGGTGATCTTGGCGCCCATTGCATTAAGGCAGTCGGCGAGATTGACGACTTCCGGTTCGCGGGCGGCATTTTCGATGACGGTTTCGCCCTTGGCGAGGGCTGCTGCCATCAGCATGACATGGGTCGCGCCGACGGAGACCTTCGGAAACTTATAGCGTGCGCCGACGAGACCGTTCCTGGCTTTCGCCTTGGCGTAGCCGTTTTCGATTTCGATGTCGGCTCCAAGAGCTAATAAGGCTTCGAGGAGAAGGTCGACCGGGCGTGTCCCGATAGCGCAGCCGCCCGGCAGGGAAACATTTGCTTCGCCCATGCGGGCGAGAAGCGGCGCAATAACCCAGAAACTCGCACGCATCTTGGATACGAGTTCATAGGGTGCAGTGGTGGTGACGATATTACGGGCAGTAAAATGGATCGTACGCGAATAGGCCCCATCCTGATGTTCGCGGCGTCCGTTAACCGAATAATCCACGCCGTGATTGCTGAGGATGCGGATCAACTGTTCGACGTCAGCCAGATGCGGCACATTTTCGAGCGTCAGCGTATCGTCGGTCAGAAGCGAGGCGATCATCAACGGCAGAGCGGCATTTTTTGCGCCGGAGATTGGAATGATGCCGTTGAGCTTGTTGCCACCAACGATTTTGATGCGATCCATGCTGTGTCACCTTCTGGGCCGATACCTTGCCCGATAAATTTTCACCAAATCCGGCAGCCCTTACGGCGCGGTGGCGTTGCGTCATGAAATTACGAGTCTTGCGGCCAAATTACGTCAAATACGAATCACAATAGGACGACATCGCTGCGAAGAACAGAAATGAGCTTTTACCGCAGAGCCCCCCTATCTTCAAGGAAGGCTTTGATGGTGCGATTCTCAGTCTGTGTCGTCGCTGGCGGCGGTGATGCCGTCGTTTCGTTCATCCGCTTCGCCCGCGCGACGCGATCTGGATTGCGCTTTGCGGCGCATCAGATTCGCGCGCAACTCCTCGGCCCGGCGTTTTTTGCGCTGGTCCGATTGGGTTTGTTTCTCTTTGTTGGTCGTATTTTCGCTCATGGCGGTCTTCTACTACGGGAAAAAGGGCCGGAAAAGCTGCTTTCAAATGCGCGTCCGGCAGATTTCCACATTATGTGAAAAGAAATGCAATTGCTTGCTTGCGATTTGCGTAATGATGTGGCAGAAGTCCGCCGCACTCAAGAGATTGCTGCGGTAGCTCAGTGGTAGAGCACTCCCTTGGTAAGGGAGAGGTCGAGAGTTCAATCCTCTCTCGCAGCACCATTATTTTCCAATAAAATCCAGAAACTGGCTTTGCCGTGCTTTCATTAAAGCGCGTTTCGATCTGATTGGATCAAATCGGCGCTCTAATCATTTATTGTTACGCGCATCTTTTCCGAAAACCGTTTCACACTTTTCGGGATGCGCTCTAATGGAAAGTGCGTGTGGTTGCTGATTTGAGATCAGTTCACGCAGGGGTTCAATCTCATTGAGCCGCTTTTCTTTCGCCACCAGTCTTTTCGATGTATACTATTCGCCAGACCGTCAGGCTCTGGTCTGACGAATTGGCGTCACGAAATCGGATTTGTCCGGTGACCGGTTGAAAGCCAGAAATTGCGTGCAGGCCATGTCCTGACCGTTTCCTTGCCGTCAGGACTGCTTAATCCGCAGGAGGAGCGTCATGGCACAGTTTCATGTTGTTGCAGGTCGAGACCAATCAGCCTTTTATCCTGAAGTTAAGCGCATTCGCATGGCAGATGTATTTGATGCCCTGCGTCTGGGCTTCAACGACTTCTGGGCAAAGCCATCGCATTACGTTTTCCTTTGCCTCATATACCCGCTGGCGGGGTTGCTCATCACTTACTGGAGCACGAACGCAAACGCGTTACCGCTCTTGTTTCCCCTGATGTCCGGCTTTGCCCTGATCGGGCCAATTGCTGCGCTGCCGCTTTATGAGATGAGCCGCCGCCGTGAAGAAGGGTTGGATACATCCTGGAAACGTGCGCTCGATGTGAGCCATTCCCCGGCATTGCCGTCCATCGTGGCTGTCGGTGCTTTTCTGTTCGCAATCTTTATTGTCTGGCTGCTGGTGGCGCAAAATCTCTATGTTCACTATTTCGGGCCGATGCCGCCCGAGAGCTTCTCAATGTTGATGAATCAGGTGTTGTCAACGGAAGAGGGACGCAGTCTGATTTTTGCCGGTTGTGGCATTGGTTTGCTTTTTGCAATCGTTGTCCTGTGCTCGACGATTGTGACTTTCCCGATGCTGCTTGATCAGGATTGCGGTGCTGCGGCGGCGGTTGCGACATCGTTGCGTGTTGTCATACGCAACCCCATGGAATCGCTGCTCTGGGCTGCAATCGTAACTGCGATGCTGATCGTCGGTTTTGCCACGATGTTTGCCGGGTTGGCGGTAGTGATACCCATCCTTGGGCATGCGACCTGGCATCTCTATCGAAAGACGGTCACGCACCCGGCGGCAATGCGTATTTGACCGAGGAACTGATCGATAAATCCCATCCGAAACATTGCTTCGGGTGGGATTGCCGTGGCTTTTGATGAAACATTTTCAAGCTTTCCAATATGTGGCGGCGTCCTGCCGCACCCCCACCCCCCTTTATTCTGCGGTCAGTTCTGCTTTAGAAGAGCAAGACGAGATTCGCGCAGATGATAATAAATAACAATAAGTTAGCGGAGCTCTCCTCGCAGCGCGTCAACGGGCTGGGTGGGCTTTCGATACATTTCAAGGACGGGCGTTCGCGCATTTCCAGGCTTTACCAGGAAGGCGCAGCCAAAATCCGCATGCCGCAAGTCGGAGGCGATCCGCTGGAAGCAATCCTGATCAACACATCAGGAGGGCTGACGGGCGGTGACCGACTGCAATGGGATGTGGAGCTTGGCGAAAACGCTTCGGCTGTCATTACCACGCAGGCCTGTGAGCGTATCTATCGCTCAGGGGGCGGCGAGGCACGCATTGCCACGCGTTTGAAGGCGGCAAAAGGCACGCGTCTTGCTTGGCTTCCGCAGGAAACCATTCTGTTCAATCAATCCGTGTTGTCACGAACGCTGGATGTCGAGCTGGAGGAGGGGGCGGAAATCCTGGTGGTGGAGGCGACTATATTCGGGCGCCTTGCCATGGGTGAGCGGGTTGATGAAGCGATGTTCAGTGATCGTTGGCGTGTGCGATTGGGTGGGCGGCCCGATGGGAGGCTTGTGCATGCAGAAGAGTTTCGGCTGGGACCGGATATTGGGGCCGAATTGCAAGCCCGTCCGGTGGCAGATGCGGCCTGTGCAGTCGCCACCGTGCTCTTGATTTCAGGGGAGGCCGGGAAACATCTGGAAGCAGCCCGGCAGATCATTGGAGAGGAGGGCGGTGCCAGCCTCTGGCAGGTTGGCCCTGCAACCAAACTGATGATGCGGCTTCACGCGCCGGATAGTTACACCTTGCGCAAACGTCTGGGGCCATTGCTCGCCCTGCTTAACGGTAAGGCAGGACTGCCCAAAGTTTGGACATTTTGAGTTCGCGGCAATCCCGCCGCTTTTAACGCCAGCGGAATGCATACCGCTTTGAAAGTATGAAGTTTGGAACGAAGTCATGAATTTGACGCCCAGGGAAAAAGACAAGCTTTTGATCGCCATGGCCGCCATGGTTGCCCGCCGCCGTCTGGAGCGCGGGGTAAAACTCAATCATCCGGAAACGATCGCACTGATCAGCGATTTTGTCGTTGAAGGTGCCCGCGATGGGCGCACGGTTGCCGATCTTATGGAGGCAGGCGCGCACGTCATCACCCGTGAACAGGTGATGGATGGTGTGCCCGAAATGATCCACGACATTCAGGTCGAAGCCACATTTCCCGATGGCACAAAGCTCGTCACCGTTCACGAGCCGATCCGCTGATTTTCAGGTTTCGCCGAGGCAAACCTGTTTTTTGAAAGGTACGATAATGAAGAAGACTACGGTCCTTGCCGCGGTGGCAATGGCACTCACCGCAAGCCCTGCCTTTGCCCATCTCAATCCGGCCGAACATGGCTCGTTTGCGGCGGGCTTCACGCATCCGCTCTCCGGCGCGGACCATATCCTGGCGATGGTTGCGGTAGGACTTTGGGCCGCCATGCTCGGTGGACGGGCACTCTTCGTCGTGCCAGCGGCATTTGTCGGCGTGATGCTGCTTGGTTTTGTGGCGGCACTTCTGGGCATGCCGCTGCCCTTCGTTGAGCCGGTCATTCTGGCTTCGGTGGTCGTGCTTGGTCTTATGGTGGCGCTTGCCTTCCCTGTCACTCCGGTTGTTGGCGCACTTATTGCCGGCTTCTTCGCCTTCTTTCACGGTCATGCACACGGCGGGGAAATCGGAGGCGCGACATTCCTCTCCTATGCGGCTGGATTTGCGCTTGCGACCGCACTGCTACACGCCGCTGGCATGGGTGTCGGCCTTGCCGCAGGACGGCTTATGGCGGGCAAGAATGGCAAAATTGCTTTGCGTCTGGCCGGTGGCGCTACCGCACTTGGCGGCCTGACGCTGATGGCTGGGTGAGGTGTGACATGATCCCCGGCGAAATTATTACGCAGGACGGCGATATAGAACTCAATCAGGGGCAATCCACCATCACGATCAAGGTCGCCAATACCGGCGACCGCCCCATACAGGTCGGTAGTCATTTTCATTTTTACGAAGTGAATGCGGCCCTTTCTTTCGAACGCGACAAGGCGCTCGGACAGCGGCTGGATATTGCAGCCGGAACTGCCGTGCGCTTCGAGCCCGGTCAGGAACGCGACGTGACATTGGTTCCCGTGAGCGGCAAGCGCGAGATCTACGGATTTCGCCAGATGGTCATGGGAAAGCTTTAGAACAGGTGACGGAGACATTTCATGCCAGCCAGAATTAGTCGCGCCACCTATGCGCAAATGTTCGGCCCTACTGTTGGCGATAAGGTGCGTCTCGCCGATACGGAACTGTTTATCGAAGTCGAACGGGACCTCACCACCTATGGCGAAGAGGTGAAGTTTGGCGGAGGGAAGGTTATCCGCGACGGTATGGGACAAAGCCAGATGTCGCGCGCCGACGGTGCGATGGATACAGTCATTACCAATGCTCTGATCCTCGATCATACCGGTATTTATAAAGCCGATGTGGGGCTTCGCGACGGGCGTATCGCGGTGATCGGAAAGGCCGGAAATCCGGATACGCAGCCCGGCGTTTCGATCATCATCGGCCCCGGTACGGAGATTATCGCGGGTGAAGGCAAGATCCTCACGGCGGGCGGTATCGACACGCATATCCATTTCATCTCACCGCAACAGGTGGATGAAGCACTTAATGCAGGCATCACCTGCATGGTGGGTGGCGGCACCGGACCTGCCCATGGCACGCTTGCAACCACATGCACGCCGGGGCCGTGGCATATAGCCCGGCTGATCCAGTCGTTCGACGGCCTGCCGATGAATATCGGTGTGTTCGGCAAAGGAAACGCTTCACTGCCCGGTGCATTGGAAGAAATGATCCGCGCCGGCGCCTGCGGTTTGAAGCTGCATGAGGACTGGGGCTCGACACCGGCTGCGATCGATAATTGCCTTTCGGTCGCAGACCGGTTCGATATTCAGGTTGCGATCCATACCGATACGCTGAACGAAGGTGGCTTCGTCGAAGATACGCTCAACGCCTTCAAGGGGCGCACGATCCATTCCTTCCATACGGAGGGCGCTGGTGGCGGACACGCTCCGGATATTATTCGCGTGTGTCAGTATCCGAACGTGTTGCCGGCTTCGACAAATCCGACCCGGCCCTACACGGTCAATACGATTGCAGAGCATCTCGACATGCTGATGGTGTGCCATCATCTGTCCCCGGCAATTCCTGAAGATATTGCCTTTGCAGAAAGCCGTATCCGCAAGGAAACCATCGCTGCAGAAGACATCCTCCACGATATGGGAGCGTTCTCCATCATTTCCTCCGACAGTCAGGCGATGGGCCGTGTCGGCGAAATGATCATTCGCTGCTGGCAGACTGCGGACAAGATGAAGAAGCAGCGCGGCAGTCTTCCCGACGACAAGCCCGGAAATGACAATTATCGGGCGCGTCGCTACATCGCGAAATACACCATCAACCCTGCTATCGCCCATGGCATGGCGCATGAAATCGGTTCGGTGGAAGTGGGCAAACGGGCCGATCTCGTTTTGTGGAATCCTGCTTTCTTCGGAATCAAGCCGGAGATGGTTCTGCTTGGTGGCTGGATCGCAACCGCGCCGATGGGGGACCCGAATGGCTCAATTCCAACGCCGCAACCGATGCATTATCGTCCGATGTTCGGCTCATTCGGGAAAGCCCGCACCAATACGTCCATTACCTTCGTTTCGCAGGCCGCAATGGATGAAGGGCTTCGAGAGAAGATTGGGGTGGACAAGCAGATGATTGCCGTGGCCAATACCAGAGACGGTATCGGCAAACATTCCATGATCCTCAACAATGCGATGCCGCAAATGGAAGTTGACCCGGAAACCTATGAGGTGCGCGCAGATGGCGAACTTCTGACCTGCGAGCCCGTCGACGTCGTGCCAATGGCGCAACGCTACTTCATGTTCTGATCTTGAAAGGCAAACAAATGTTTCGTGCCACTGCCATTATTCGTGCAGATAAGGTGATCGATGCCGTGCCTGCGGGCCACGCCGTTCTCGAACGCGATGAACGTCATTTGCGGCGCAAGGCCATCGTTCTGGAAGGTGGCGAGAAGGTGCTCGTCGATTTTGCAGAGCCAATTGTGCTCGAGCACGGCGACCGGCTCGTCCTCGATGACGGACGCGAGATCGAAATCCGCGCCGCAAGCGAGGAACTTTACGAAATCCGCGGGCGTGATCCGCTGCATATTGCCGAACTCACCTGGCATATCGGCAACCGTCACCTCGCGGCTCAGATCGAGAGTGATCGCATCTTCATTCTTCGCGACCATGTCATAAAGGCTATGCTTGAGGGGCTTGGTGCAACAGTTACGGATGTAACAGCAATTTTCAGTCCGCTGCGCGGTGCTTATTCTGGCGGCCATTCGCATGATGACCATGATCATCATCATGGTCATCACGAACACGATCATGAACATCATCACCACCACCACGACTGATACCACCACCGCTTTGCTGCGGCTGATGGCCTGGCTGTCGCCCGTCTTTCCGGTCGGGTCGTTCAGCTATAGTCATGGGCTGGAGCGGGCCGTCCATGATGGCTATGTCGCAGACACCGCCACAATGAGCGATTGGCTGCGCTGGCTTGTAACACGTGGCTCCGGCTGGAATGATGCCGTGCTTTGCGCGGAAAGCTGGCGGCGTGCGGTTGCCAAAGGCGATCTTGTTGAAGTTGCAGAATTGGCCGAAGCACTGGCCGGTTCGCGCGAACGTCATATGGAGACGATGCTGCAGGGCGAGGCGTTTCTGGCTGCAGCTAGAAGCTGGCCCAGTTCTGTATTTGATCGCCTGCCAGCCGATTGCCCCTATCCGGTGGCAGTCGGTGCCGTGGCGGGCGCTAACAAAGTATCGCTTGGATTGACACTCGCTGCCTTTCTGCAAGCCTTCTGTATCAATCTTTTGCAGGCATCGATCCGTCTTTCGGTCATGGGGCAGAACGGCGTGACTGCGACAATGTCGGATTTGGAGCCGGTTCTCGCCGAAACAGCGACGCGAATAGAAAAAACTTCATTGAGTGACCTTGGTTCCGCGACTTACATTAGCGACATCATGGCCATGAAACACGAAACCCAACATTCGAGGCTTTTTCGCACATGACACAGAAAAACGGACCCTTGCGTATCGGCATCGGCGGCCCGGTGGGATCGGGAAAGACGACGCTGACCGAAAAGCTTTGCAAAGCGCTGCGTGATAAATACTCGGTCGCCGTGATTACCAACGATATCTACACGCAGGAAGACGCCCTCATTCTGGCACGTTCTCAGGCTTTGTCCGAAGATCGGATCATGGGCGTCGAAACGGGCGGATGCCCGCATACGGCAATCCGCGAGGATGCCTCCATCAATCTGCAGGCAATTGCCGAAATGAACCGGCGATTTCCCGATCTGGAGATCGTCTTCATCGAATCCGGTGGTGACAATCTCGCTGCTACCTTCTCACCGGATCTGGCGGACCTGACGCTTTATGTCATCTCTGTTTGTCAGGGTGAGGAAATTCCGCGCAAAGGCGGTCCGGGTATCACACGGTCAGATTTTCTTGTGATCAACAAGAGTGATCTTGCTCCTCATGTGCACGTCGATCTCGATATTATGCAAGGCGATGCGGCTCGCATGCGCGGCAAGCGTCCATTCGGTTTCACCGACCTCCATCGCGGCAAGGGCGTGCCGGAAATCATCGACTTTATCGTTGAGAATGGCGGACTGGAAGCGCGTTGATTACGGCTGGCTGTTGAGCCGTTTGCGGGCCTCCCGTTGTGAGGCCTGCAAATCAATGATTGGTTTGGGATAGGTACTGCCCAACGCAATTCCAGCGCTGGTCAGCACATCCTTGGGGGCCTCAAACGGCTTGTGCAGCCATTTGTTGGACAGGCCTGATAGTTCTGGCACCCAATGCCGGACATATTGTCCTTCGGCATCGAATTTTTCACCCTGCAAGATCGGATTGAACACCCGGAAATAGGGCGCAGCGTCCATGCCGCAGCCTGCCACCCACTGCCAGCTTCCCGGATTGCTGGCGATATC from Brucella anthropi ATCC 49188 includes the following:
- the ureC gene encoding urease subunit alpha, yielding MPARISRATYAQMFGPTVGDKVRLADTELFIEVERDLTTYGEEVKFGGGKVIRDGMGQSQMSRADGAMDTVITNALILDHTGIYKADVGLRDGRIAVIGKAGNPDTQPGVSIIIGPGTEIIAGEGKILTAGGIDTHIHFISPQQVDEALNAGITCMVGGGTGPAHGTLATTCTPGPWHIARLIQSFDGLPMNIGVFGKGNASLPGALEEMIRAGACGLKLHEDWGSTPAAIDNCLSVADRFDIQVAIHTDTLNEGGFVEDTLNAFKGRTIHSFHTEGAGGGHAPDIIRVCQYPNVLPASTNPTRPYTVNTIAEHLDMLMVCHHLSPAIPEDIAFAESRIRKETIAAEDILHDMGAFSIISSDSQAMGRVGEMIIRCWQTADKMKKQRGSLPDDKPGNDNYRARRYIAKYTINPAIAHGMAHEIGSVEVGKRADLVLWNPAFFGIKPEMVLLGGWIATAPMGDPNGSIPTPQPMHYRPMFGSFGKARTNTSITFVSQAAMDEGLREKIGVDKQMIAVANTRDGIGKHSMILNNAMPQMEVDPETYEVRADGELLTCEPVDVVPMAQRYFMF
- a CDS encoding urease accessory protein UreD — encoded protein: MIINNNKLAELSSQRVNGLGGLSIHFKDGRSRISRLYQEGAAKIRMPQVGGDPLEAILINTSGGLTGGDRLQWDVELGENASAVITTQACERIYRSGGGEARIATRLKAAKGTRLAWLPQETILFNQSVLSRTLDVELEEGAEILVVEATIFGRLAMGERVDEAMFSDRWRVRLGGRPDGRLVHAEEFRLGPDIGAELQARPVADAACAVATVLLISGEAGKHLEAARQIIGEEGGASLWQVGPATKLMMRLHAPDSYTLRKRLGPLLALLNGKAGLPKVWTF
- a CDS encoding DUF2189 domain-containing protein; this encodes MAQFHVVAGRDQSAFYPEVKRIRMADVFDALRLGFNDFWAKPSHYVFLCLIYPLAGLLITYWSTNANALPLLFPLMSGFALIGPIAALPLYEMSRRREEGLDTSWKRALDVSHSPALPSIVAVGAFLFAIFIVWLLVAQNLYVHYFGPMPPESFSMLMNQVLSTEEGRSLIFAGCGIGLLFAIVVLCSTIVTFPMLLDQDCGAAAAVATSLRVVIRNPMESLLWAAIVTAMLIVGFATMFAGLAVVIPILGHATWHLYRKTVTHPAAMRI
- a CDS encoding urease accessory protein UreF, with the protein product MNIITTTTTDTTTALLRLMAWLSPVFPVGSFSYSHGLERAVHDGYVADTATMSDWLRWLVTRGSGWNDAVLCAESWRRAVAKGDLVEVAELAEALAGSRERHMETMLQGEAFLAAARSWPSSVFDRLPADCPYPVAVGAVAGANKVSLGLTLAAFLQAFCINLLQASIRLSVMGQNGVTATMSDLEPVLAETATRIEKTSLSDLGSATYISDIMAMKHETQHSRLFRT
- the ureE gene encoding urease accessory protein UreE encodes the protein MFRATAIIRADKVIDAVPAGHAVLERDERHLRRKAIVLEGGEKVLVDFAEPIVLEHGDRLVLDDGREIEIRAASEELYEIRGRDPLHIAELTWHIGNRHLAAQIESDRIFILRDHVIKAMLEGLGATVTDVTAIFSPLRGAYSGGHSHDDHDHHHGHHEHDHEHHHHHHD
- the ureG gene encoding urease accessory protein UreG, whose amino-acid sequence is MTQKNGPLRIGIGGPVGSGKTTLTEKLCKALRDKYSVAVITNDIYTQEDALILARSQALSEDRIMGVETGGCPHTAIREDASINLQAIAEMNRRFPDLEIVFIESGGDNLAATFSPDLADLTLYVISVCQGEEIPRKGGPGITRSDFLVINKSDLAPHVHVDLDIMQGDAARMRGKRPFGFTDLHRGKGVPEIIDFIVENGGLEAR
- a CDS encoding HupE/UreJ family protein, which encodes MKKTTVLAAVAMALTASPAFAHLNPAEHGSFAAGFTHPLSGADHILAMVAVGLWAAMLGGRALFVVPAAFVGVMLLGFVAALLGMPLPFVEPVILASVVVLGLMVALAFPVTPVVGALIAGFFAFFHGHAHGGEIGGATFLSYAAGFALATALLHAAGMGVGLAAGRLMAGKNGKIALRLAGGATALGGLTLMAG
- the murA gene encoding UDP-N-acetylglucosamine 1-carboxyvinyltransferase, producing the protein MDRIKIVGGNKLNGIIPISGAKNAALPLMIASLLTDDTLTLENVPHLADVEQLIRILSNHGVDYSVNGRREHQDGAYSRTIHFTARNIVTTTAPYELVSKMRASFWVIAPLLARMGEANVSLPGGCAIGTRPVDLLLEALLALGADIEIENGYAKAKARNGLVGARYKFPKVSVGATHVMLMAAALAKGETVIENAAREPEVVNLADCLNAMGAKITGAGTSTIHIDGVTNLSGARVRVIPDRIEAGTYAMAVAMTGGDVLLEGAQESQLSAALETLRQAGAEITETNSGLRVVRNGHGIHPVDVTTDPFPGFPTDLQAQFMGLMTKAKGTSRITETIFENRFMHVQELARLGAKISLSGQTATVEGVERLKGAQVMATDLRASVSLVIAGLAAEGETMVNRVYHLDRGFERLEEKLSRCGATVERISG
- a CDS encoding urease subunit gamma, whose translation is MNLTPREKDKLLIAMAAMVARRRLERGVKLNHPETIALISDFVVEGARDGRTVADLMEAGAHVITREQVMDGVPEMIHDIQVEATFPDGTKLVTVHEPIR
- a CDS encoding urease subunit beta; this encodes MIPGEIITQDGDIELNQGQSTITIKVANTGDRPIQVGSHFHFYEVNAALSFERDKALGQRLDIAAGTAVRFEPGQERDVTLVPVSGKREIYGFRQMVMGKL